The following coding sequences are from one Leptolyngbya sp. NIES-3755 window:
- a CDS encoding hypothetical protein (hypothetical protein L8106_15385;~similar to AA sequence:cyanobase_aa:LBDG_20920), with translation MTNQINSTISPAAKNGKVPHPPEYVLTLDAGEFEEDSGKLLKTLRRRVALIAGVTAASTAATWAITWNQPSTYEGSFLLLVEPVSIQTQQDRDPLGPTTAKPTEDSMSYETQIAVLQSSKLLQPIVEQISKRYPDIANEDLSSNLKISRPQDTKMISVTYQHSDPDRVKFVLDKFAEGYLKYSQRERETNLSYGIAFVDRQIEDTRRRVDTLQRQLQSFRQQNNFIAPESLAGQVTNQVQSVSQQKFENDKELAAAQRQIGSLQDSNGVRAALAADGAYQGVLNKVRELESKIATESTRFQSDTDEMRALRQQRDSLVPVLRQEAQRVLGNQMAKIGTDLSLLETRRQVLNRADAYWNGEMQRLPVLTRIYTDLDRERTVATESLTRLLGTRENLQVQAAQKDIPWQLVTPPSRPGQPKDSPQRNIILGALAGLLLGIGLAILADRCDRRIRSVSDIKKISKLPVLGTIPSETAVPRLTMPAVLRASEDRTSTDFAQDGAFTEAFRSLYTNLLLLNTDHPLRSIVVSSPTAGDGKTTVAVNLAQAAAAMGQRVLLVDADLRNPQLAERLEVPNDRGLTELVAQNLNPQEVIQRLEAMVTVGGGDEPSLGRTNFSILTGGKMPLDPTRLWSSQKIQRLNDYFKAMYDLVVFDAPPALSYADSSLLAPHTNGMLVVTGIGKTDQGDLRQMLDTLQTARIPVVGIVANRNGSDLSEG, from the coding sequence ATGACTAACCAGATCAACTCAACCATCTCGCCCGCTGCCAAAAACGGCAAAGTTCCCCATCCTCCAGAATATGTTTTGACGCTTGATGCTGGCGAGTTCGAGGAAGACTCAGGAAAGCTGCTAAAAACACTGCGACGGAGAGTAGCATTAATCGCGGGAGTGACTGCTGCCTCAACTGCCGCGACTTGGGCAATCACTTGGAATCAGCCTTCCACTTATGAAGGTTCGTTCCTGCTGCTCGTGGAGCCAGTCAGCATTCAAACCCAGCAAGATCGAGATCCGCTCGGACCCACAACCGCGAAGCCGACGGAAGATTCGATGAGTTATGAAACTCAGATCGCGGTGCTGCAAAGCTCGAAATTACTTCAACCGATCGTAGAGCAAATCAGCAAGCGTTATCCGGACATTGCGAACGAAGATCTCAGCTCGAACCTGAAAATCAGCCGTCCCCAGGATACGAAAATGATTTCTGTGACTTATCAGCACAGTGATCCCGATCGCGTGAAGTTTGTCCTGGATAAGTTTGCGGAAGGCTATCTCAAATATTCTCAGAGAGAGCGCGAAACGAATCTGAGCTATGGGATTGCGTTTGTCGATCGTCAAATTGAGGACACTCGGCGGCGAGTCGATACGCTGCAACGACAACTTCAATCATTTCGACAACAGAACAATTTCATTGCCCCGGAATCGCTGGCAGGACAAGTCACCAATCAAGTGCAATCGGTTTCGCAGCAGAAGTTTGAAAACGATAAGGAGCTTGCTGCGGCACAACGACAAATTGGCAGTCTGCAAGATAGCAATGGGGTTCGAGCGGCACTCGCGGCGGATGGTGCTTATCAAGGCGTGTTGAATAAGGTTCGGGAATTAGAGTCGAAAATTGCGACTGAATCGACGCGGTTTCAATCGGACACGGATGAGATGCGGGCGTTGCGACAGCAGCGGGATAGTTTGGTCCCGGTCTTACGCCAAGAAGCGCAGCGAGTTTTAGGCAATCAGATGGCAAAGATTGGGACGGATTTGTCGTTACTGGAAACCCGCCGTCAGGTCTTGAATCGCGCTGATGCCTATTGGAATGGTGAAATGCAGCGTTTGCCTGTTTTAACGCGAATTTACACCGATCTCGATCGAGAACGGACCGTGGCGACAGAGAGTTTAACTCGCCTCTTGGGAACCCGCGAAAATCTACAAGTTCAAGCGGCTCAGAAGGATATTCCGTGGCAGTTAGTCACACCGCCCAGCCGTCCCGGACAGCCGAAAGATTCTCCACAGCGGAACATTATTCTCGGTGCGCTGGCGGGACTGCTCTTGGGAATTGGACTGGCGATCTTAGCCGATCGCTGCGATCGACGAATTCGGAGCGTGTCAGACATCAAGAAGATTTCCAAGCTTCCTGTATTGGGAACGATTCCGTCGGAAACTGCTGTGCCCCGTTTAACAATGCCAGCCGTTCTAAGAGCCTCTGAAGACCGCACCTCGACCGATTTTGCCCAAGATGGCGCATTTACAGAAGCGTTTCGATCGCTCTATACCAATCTTTTGCTTCTGAACACCGATCATCCGCTGCGCTCGATCGTGGTGAGTTCTCCAACCGCTGGAGATGGCAAAACGACGGTTGCGGTGAATCTAGCTCAAGCTGCTGCTGCAATGGGTCAGCGAGTTTTATTAGTGGATGCTGATTTGCGAAATCCACAGTTAGCAGAGCGATTAGAAGTGCCAAACGATCGAGGACTGACTGAACTGGTCGCACAGAATTTGAATCCTCAAGAAGTGATTCAACGACTGGAAGCGATGGTAACGGTCGGAGGCGGGGATGAACCTTCACTAGGACGCACGAATTTCTCGATTCTCACCGGTGGAAAAATGCCGCTTGATCCGACTCGATTATGGTCCTCTCAAAAGATTCAGCGTCTGAATGACTATTTCAAGGCAATGTATGATCTGGTGGTTTTTGATGCGCCCCCTGCTTTGAGCTATGCCGATAGTAGTCTACTTGCTCCTCATACGAATGGAATGTTAGTGGTCACAGGCATTGGCAAGACAGATCAAGGAGATCTCAGACAAATGTTAGATACGCTGCAAACGGCACGAATTCCAGTGGTGGGAATTGTGGCGAATCGAAATGGTTCAGATCTGTCCGAAGGCTAG
- a CDS encoding base excision DNA repair protein, HhH-GPD family (similar to AA sequence:cyanobase_aa:LBDG_21970): MNKLDCAIQSLKTADPKLGEIIDRVGLCTLDQSQHPGTLLDSLARSIIYQQLSTKSATTIYHRFLTLYENGMSAEAILNTPDEMLRGVGLSRQKITYVKDLAQNVLTGLPTLEELDLLEDEAIIQTLTKIKGIGRWTVQMLLIFRLHRWDVLPIDDLGIRAGIRRVYGLAEMPDRKTVLEIGKVWKPYSTIASWYLWRSLELP, from the coding sequence ATGAATAAGCTGGATTGTGCTATCCAATCTCTAAAAACTGCTGACCCGAAACTCGGTGAAATCATCGATCGAGTCGGTCTCTGCACCCTTGATCAATCTCAGCATCCGGGAACTTTGTTGGATTCATTAGCTCGATCGATTATTTATCAACAGCTTTCGACTAAATCTGCAACGACGATCTATCACCGGTTTCTTACCCTGTACGAGAATGGAATGAGCGCGGAAGCAATTCTAAATACGCCAGATGAAATGCTTCGTGGAGTGGGTCTTTCACGCCAGAAGATTACTTATGTGAAAGATTTAGCGCAAAATGTATTAACAGGTTTACCAACGCTAGAAGAATTAGATTTATTAGAAGACGAAGCGATTATTCAAACGCTAACGAAAATTAAAGGAATCGGGCGTTGGACCGTTCAAATGTTATTAATTTTTCGGCTGCATCGTTGGGATGTTTTGCCTATAGATGATTTGGGAATTCGTGCAGGAATTCGTCGAGTGTATGGATTGGCAGAAATGCCCGATCGTAAAACGGTGCTAGAGATTGGAAAAGTCTGGAAACCCTATTCTACGATCGCGAGTTGGTACTTGTGGCGAAGCTTGGAATTGCCGTAA
- a CDS encoding hypothetical protein (hypothetical protein Npun_R0608;~similar to AA sequence:cyanobase_aa:LBDG_21980) produces MKGLWVASLALFASGSLGLWFVYSLLPSAPVSSKSTPTPVASPAPVSDLPKYQKYSLPNSEIHTVTISPKSRFKVSIALSPTLETIDQFAKSQKAIAVLNGGFFDPKNEKTTSYVTQKGKVVSDPKKNDRLMTNPDLAAYLPQILERSEFRSYQCADKVEYAIATRSAPVPSGCELIDAIGGGPQLLPQFTATEEGFVDPNVGRDSIGVTQRNSRSAIGIKPDGSVVLVMAAQRPDAPTNSGMSVQAMVSFMQRLGVNQALNLDGGSSSALIFQDQTFYGKVDKAGQPVPRAVKSAIVVHE; encoded by the coding sequence GTGAAAGGATTGTGGGTCGCAAGTTTAGCTCTGTTTGCGTCTGGCAGTTTGGGATTATGGTTTGTCTATTCGCTGCTTCCGTCCGCGCCTGTTTCTTCAAAATCGACTCCGACTCCCGTTGCGTCTCCTGCTCCCGTCTCGGACTTACCGAAATATCAAAAATATTCGTTGCCTAATAGTGAGATTCATACGGTGACGATTTCGCCCAAGAGCCGATTTAAAGTGTCGATCGCGCTTTCTCCAACGTTAGAAACGATCGATCAATTTGCGAAATCTCAGAAGGCAATTGCAGTTCTCAACGGCGGATTTTTTGATCCGAAGAACGAGAAAACGACCTCGTATGTGACTCAAAAAGGCAAAGTCGTGAGCGATCCAAAAAAGAACGATCGCTTAATGACGAATCCGGATCTCGCTGCTTATTTACCGCAAATTTTAGAGCGATCGGAGTTTCGGAGTTATCAATGCGCGGACAAAGTGGAATATGCGATCGCGACTCGATCCGCTCCAGTTCCATCGGGTTGTGAATTAATTGATGCGATCGGAGGCGGTCCTCAACTTCTGCCCCAGTTCACCGCGACTGAAGAAGGCTTTGTCGATCCGAATGTGGGACGAGATTCGATCGGCGTGACTCAACGGAATTCAAGAAGTGCGATCGGGATCAAGCCTGATGGATCAGTTGTGTTAGTGATGGCAGCCCAAAGACCCGACGCTCCAACAAATTCGGGCATGTCAGTGCAAGCAATGGTGAGTTTTATGCAACGACTCGGTGTAAATCAAGCGCTCAATCTTGATGGTGGCTCTTCTTCGGCGTTGATTTTCCAGGATCAAACGTTCTATGGCAAAGTGGATAAAGCGGGGCAACCCGTTCCCAGAGCCGTTAAATCTGCCATTGTTGTGCATGAATAA
- a CDS encoding hypothetical protein (conserved exported hypothetical protein;~similar to AA sequence:cyanobase_aa:LBDG_20900), translated as MLSPSRYWKLWLAAPAVLLWMQSAQASETRQNSEIQTTSIASQVKDFTSEVSEPPLKIKSDVKETTPNFDQVNNVAALESTEAPPGMEQVTSVSQFSDVRPTDWAFQALQSLVERYGCIAGYPDRTYRGNRALTRFEFAAGLNACLDRINELIAAATSDLVKKEDLATLQKLQEQFATELATIRGRVDALEARTTTLERQQFSTTTKLSGNAYFNITNASAGRDVLFEGVPGSAADARFAGARTAAGTPIASVAPDPQTTLSFLTWLTLNTSFTGRDSLVTQLAAGNGISPYNQYASAGFFNASGVPFLDQTAGTVNGQSDIVIRDFFYSFPLGEAIKVTVGPRINWYRHFDGNRFLNIFASGASFDTSNSTQSNTIDRGSGAVVEVQLSRQFRLALGYLGESTEFLPAQFGFNTSSNPRFGLFGGTNTASAELTFSPSDNFNLRLQYNYSRIQAYGGQVGGAIGEPIPYGYLDAGVPGASVLDPVTGAVSSGGLRYAYANMFGVNFDWLITPGIGLFGRYSFANTRLNPVNGRVDTQSFQVGAAFPDLGKKGAQATIAFVMPMDITRGRRFFASGGGDGGTQYELEASYFFPISDKIAIVPTFYAIFNPNNFDANPTVYVGNIRTQFSF; from the coding sequence ATGTTAAGTCCATCTCGATACTGGAAACTGTGGTTAGCGGCTCCAGCAGTTTTACTCTGGATGCAATCTGCTCAGGCTTCGGAAACTCGGCAAAATTCAGAAATTCAGACAACTTCGATCGCGTCTCAAGTCAAAGACTTCACCTCAGAAGTTTCAGAACCTCCGCTCAAAATCAAATCGGATGTCAAAGAGACAACTCCGAATTTTGATCAAGTGAATAATGTTGCGGCTCTAGAATCGACTGAGGCTCCTCCCGGAATGGAGCAAGTCACCTCGGTTTCGCAGTTTAGCGATGTTCGCCCGACCGATTGGGCATTTCAGGCGCTGCAATCCTTGGTCGAGCGGTATGGCTGTATCGCGGGTTATCCCGATCGAACCTATCGGGGAAATCGTGCCTTGACGCGGTTTGAATTTGCAGCGGGATTGAACGCTTGTCTCGATCGGATTAATGAACTGATCGCAGCCGCAACCTCAGACTTAGTTAAAAAAGAAGATCTCGCCACGCTGCAAAAACTCCAAGAACAATTCGCCACAGAACTGGCAACGATTCGGGGTCGCGTTGATGCTTTAGAAGCTCGCACCACGACTTTAGAGCGGCAACAATTCTCCACCACGACAAAGCTATCTGGAAACGCCTACTTCAACATTACGAATGCAAGTGCAGGTCGCGATGTTTTATTTGAAGGCGTTCCAGGTTCGGCAGCAGACGCGAGATTTGCAGGAGCCAGAACCGCAGCGGGAACCCCGATCGCTTCAGTTGCGCCTGATCCTCAAACCACTTTGAGTTTCCTGACCTGGCTCACACTCAATACGTCGTTCACCGGAAGAGATAGCCTGGTCACTCAGTTGGCGGCTGGAAATGGCATCTCGCCCTATAACCAGTACGCCTCAGCCGGATTCTTCAACGCCAGCGGTGTCCCTTTCCTCGACCAAACAGCCGGAACTGTAAACGGACAGAGTGATATTGTCATTCGTGATTTCTTCTACAGTTTCCCACTGGGTGAAGCGATCAAGGTCACAGTGGGTCCTCGAATCAACTGGTATCGGCACTTTGATGGCAATCGCTTCCTGAATATCTTTGCTTCGGGAGCCAGCTTCGACACCTCGAACAGTACTCAATCGAATACGATCGATCGAGGGTCTGGAGCGGTAGTCGAAGTGCAATTGAGCCGCCAGTTTCGTTTAGCATTGGGCTATCTGGGCGAGAGTACCGAATTTCTCCCCGCACAGTTTGGCTTCAACACTTCTAGCAATCCTAGATTTGGCTTATTTGGTGGGACAAACACTGCTTCAGCCGAATTAACTTTCTCACCGAGCGACAATTTCAATCTGCGTTTGCAGTACAACTACTCGCGGATTCAAGCTTACGGGGGACAAGTGGGCGGCGCGATCGGAGAACCGATTCCTTACGGCTACTTGGACGCAGGTGTCCCAGGAGCCTCGGTGCTTGATCCGGTGACGGGAGCAGTTAGCAGTGGTGGACTGCGTTATGCTTATGCCAACATGTTCGGGGTGAACTTTGACTGGTTGATCACGCCTGGAATTGGATTGTTTGGACGGTATAGCTTTGCAAACACTCGATTGAATCCGGTAAATGGTCGAGTCGATACGCAATCTTTCCAAGTTGGGGCAGCTTTCCCAGATTTGGGTAAAAAAGGTGCACAAGCTACGATCGCATTCGTGATGCCGATGGATATTACTCGCGGTCGTCGCTTCTTTGCCTCCGGGGGTGGAGATGGCGGAACCCAGTATGAACTGGAAGCTTCGTACTTCTTCCCAATCTCAGACAAGATCGCGATCGTGCCGACGTTCTATGCGATTTTCAATCCCAACAATTTCGATGCGAATCCAACGGTCTATGTTGGCAATATTCGCACCCAGTTTAGTTTCTAA
- a CDS encoding peptidase, M48 family (similar to AA sequence:cyanobase_aa:LBDG_51870), which produces MPNYPGISSEAFRHPLDRQAEQALRSVPGFDLVARKFVEFVYERPRYIYLMGNTIQVGVRQFSSVYQIFRECLQCLDISPEPALFVSQAPSVNAYALGQEKPCVVLNSALLDLLSESELRSVIAHELGHLKCGHTTLTQMAMWANFAIAGLADLTFGLSSFISTGLMLAFYEWLRKAELSADRASLLVMDQLNPTLQGMMRLAGGSLKYAHEMSLEELIKQSDRYQELDNDQLNQLYKFSLYNDVSNGVFLSHPFTIERIRFLQEWSASSEFQNIRRGNYVRVGAEGAIHVDPQNEEADSLKRQIEELQREIERMKRSQP; this is translated from the coding sequence ATGCCAAACTATCCCGGAATTTCGAGTGAAGCCTTTCGTCATCCGCTCGATCGACAAGCTGAACAAGCCTTGAGAAGCGTCCCTGGATTTGATCTGGTTGCTCGTAAGTTTGTGGAATTTGTCTACGAACGTCCCCGCTACATCTATCTCATGGGCAATACGATTCAAGTGGGCGTTCGACAGTTCTCTAGTGTCTATCAAATCTTTCGCGAATGTTTGCAGTGCTTAGATATTTCACCCGAACCTGCATTGTTTGTGTCTCAAGCACCGTCTGTGAATGCTTATGCGCTTGGACAAGAAAAACCTTGTGTCGTCTTGAACAGTGCATTGCTTGATTTGCTCTCTGAATCAGAACTTCGATCGGTGATTGCTCACGAACTCGGACATCTGAAATGTGGACACACGACGCTGACTCAGATGGCAATGTGGGCAAACTTTGCGATCGCAGGTTTAGCGGATTTGACGTTCGGACTCAGTAGCTTTATCAGTACCGGATTAATGTTGGCATTCTATGAATGGTTGAGAAAAGCGGAACTTTCTGCCGATCGCGCTTCTTTGCTGGTGATGGATCAACTCAACCCAACGTTGCAGGGAATGATGCGACTGGCAGGAGGTTCACTCAAATATGCTCACGAAATGAGTTTAGAAGAATTGATTAAACAAAGCGATCGCTATCAAGAACTGGACAATGACCAGCTCAATCAGCTTTACAAATTCTCGCTGTACAACGATGTTTCTAACGGTGTGTTTCTTTCGCACCCGTTCACGATCGAGCGAATTCGATTTCTGCAAGAATGGTCAGCTTCCTCAGAGTTCCAAAACATTCGTCGGGGAAATTATGTCAGAGTTGGGGCAGAAGGAGCGATCCACGTAGATCCGCAGAATGAAGAAGCGGATTCACTAAAGCGACAGATCGAAGAATTGCAGCGGGAGATTGAGCGAATGAAGCGATCGCAGCCCTAA
- a CDS encoding glucan 1,4-alpha-maltohexaosidase (similar to AA sequence:cyanobase_aa:LBDG_20910), whose amino-acid sequence MSEPNGVMMQYFHWYLPSDGTFWNELAEKSEELAQAGITSLWLPPAYKGVGGGYEVGYGVYDMYDLGEFDQKGSVRTKYGTKDEYIKAVKAAQAAGMRVYADVVFNHRMGADQEEVVEATPLSQDNREEVIGEYKPVKAWTHFTFPGRDGKYSKMEWHWWHFDAIDYNEYEKQQQAVYLLKGKEFDDNVDLEKGNFDFLMGCDLDMSHPEVCEELKRWGEWYYDTTGVDGFRFDAAKHVTAPFFHDWLEHMRNYGQRELFSVAEYWSYEVEALHYFIEATQGKVAVFDAPLHYNFHVASRAGNSYDMRQIFDNTIVQQQPCLAVTMVDNHDSQPLQSLESPVESWFKPLAYALILLRCEGYPCIFHPDYYGACYRDYGGDGNEHEIWLDSHRWLIDKFLYARRDYAYGDQYNYFDHPNVVGWTRLGDEAHPGGMAVVLSNGEGGSKWMEVGQCDRTYIDITEHVKEPVTTNEHGWGEFRCNGGSVSVWVPQN is encoded by the coding sequence ATGTCTGAACCGAATGGCGTGATGATGCAGTACTTTCATTGGTACTTGCCGAGCGATGGAACATTCTGGAATGAGCTTGCAGAAAAGTCTGAAGAGCTAGCACAAGCGGGTATCACGTCGCTTTGGTTGCCCCCTGCTTACAAAGGGGTTGGTGGCGGCTATGAGGTCGGATACGGCGTTTATGATATGTACGACTTGGGGGAATTTGATCAGAAAGGTTCAGTTCGCACCAAGTACGGCACGAAAGACGAATATATTAAAGCGGTCAAAGCGGCTCAGGCAGCAGGAATGAGGGTCTATGCAGATGTGGTATTTAATCACCGCATGGGTGCAGACCAAGAAGAAGTGGTTGAAGCCACTCCACTCAGCCAGGACAATCGGGAAGAAGTGATCGGAGAATACAAGCCTGTGAAAGCTTGGACACATTTCACCTTTCCGGGACGCGATGGCAAGTACTCCAAAATGGAATGGCATTGGTGGCATTTTGATGCGATCGACTACAACGAGTACGAGAAGCAACAGCAAGCCGTCTACCTGCTCAAAGGTAAAGAATTTGATGACAACGTAGACCTAGAGAAAGGGAACTTCGATTTCCTCATGGGTTGCGATCTCGATATGAGCCATCCGGAAGTCTGCGAAGAACTGAAGCGCTGGGGTGAATGGTACTACGACACCACGGGTGTAGATGGTTTCCGGTTTGATGCGGCGAAACATGTTACGGCTCCCTTCTTCCATGATTGGTTGGAGCACATGCGGAACTATGGTCAGCGAGAACTGTTCTCGGTTGCAGAGTATTGGTCGTATGAAGTGGAAGCATTGCACTATTTCATCGAGGCGACTCAAGGAAAAGTAGCCGTGTTTGATGCACCCTTGCACTACAATTTCCATGTCGCTAGTCGGGCGGGAAATAGCTATGATATGCGCCAGATTTTCGATAATACGATCGTGCAACAGCAACCTTGTCTCGCCGTCACAATGGTCGATAACCATGACTCTCAGCCATTGCAGTCGTTAGAATCTCCAGTTGAATCTTGGTTCAAGCCTTTAGCTTATGCGTTGATTCTCTTACGGTGTGAAGGTTATCCTTGCATCTTCCATCCCGACTACTATGGTGCTTGCTACCGGGACTATGGTGGAGATGGCAATGAACATGAGATTTGGCTTGATAGTCATCGCTGGCTGATTGATAAGTTCTTGTATGCGCGACGTGACTATGCTTACGGCGATCAATACAACTATTTTGATCATCCGAATGTGGTGGGTTGGACCCGCTTGGGAGATGAAGCGCATCCGGGTGGAATGGCAGTTGTGCTGAGTAATGGAGAGGGGGGAAGTAAATGGATGGAAGTGGGACAGTGCGATCGCACTTACATCGATATTACTGAGCATGTGAAAGAACCCGTCACCACGAACGAACACGGCTGGGGTGAATTCCGCTGTAATGGTGGCTCTGTCTCGGTTTGGGTTCCACAGAACTAA
- a CDS encoding polysaccharide biosynthesis/export protein (similar to AA sequence:cyanobase_aa:LBDG_20930), producing the protein MKLKLSPTRVSFLALGAFAAVVAQELARSDAKAPSATPPTSNTPKANRTQPTAAPLPSSIALSQPESLFSSAASLPTVPNPSGVTKAPVISQSITPPPPPKVAATPPSLRVVDVDQLPIDSIINETLKLPPPPPKVAIASVPTATTPTAPKSTATNPAAVQDIQGHRAEASIQALMQQGIMLGFGDGTFRPNAPMTDAQFQGIVKKVASRSSTLATLKRPKDIVTRADAATYIHRQLLRTNALSTPQAPTKVASAALPTVAPSNPAPVVNPSAPSRPLSPATPPTPETFTFSSADVDAADSDSYTLGAGDKIRVDILNVPEYSKEYQVLVNGTVNLQRAGSLFITGMTTRQAQDAIAAKYRRLLRDPVIDVSLLSARPLNVAIAGEVGKPGTYTLTFGEGGKFPTVTRLIREAGGMNLAADARQVVVRRPQRAGADQEIRLNMWELFSTGNIRQDLTLRDGDSVFIPAATSVNLAEVTQRKDANFSVAAQPVNVAIVGEVARPGPYTIKDPVPTLSGAIREAGGIKQLANLKEVKVRRNTRTGTPQTINVDLWQLLRSGDLNQDLVLQQGDTIEIPTALALNPEEARQLGDASFAPSSVKITVVGEVSKPGQIDVPMNTPLNQALLTAGGFTRQANRRRVELVRLNPNGTVTRRDVSVDLSRGVDESGNPLLQNGDVLVVDRNGLAKTGDTIQNVLGPVFQILPFRFLFGL; encoded by the coding sequence ATGAAGTTGAAGTTATCACCAACCCGTGTTTCCTTTCTCGCTTTGGGTGCTTTTGCGGCTGTCGTGGCTCAAGAGTTAGCCCGATCGGATGCAAAAGCGCCCAGCGCTACCCCTCCCACATCCAATACTCCAAAAGCGAATCGCACTCAGCCGACAGCCGCACCGCTTCCAAGTTCGATCGCGCTGTCTCAACCTGAGAGCTTGTTTTCGTCGGCTGCCTCTCTCCCTACCGTTCCCAATCCTTCTGGAGTGACAAAAGCTCCAGTGATTAGCCAATCGATCACTCCACCCCCTCCCCCAAAAGTGGCGGCAACTCCACCCAGTCTCCGTGTGGTGGATGTCGATCAATTGCCGATCGATAGCATCATCAACGAAACACTGAAGCTTCCACCCCCACCGCCGAAAGTTGCGATCGCTTCAGTGCCCACCGCAACGACTCCAACTGCACCGAAATCTACGGCGACAAATCCTGCCGCTGTTCAAGATATTCAAGGTCATCGTGCTGAAGCCAGCATTCAAGCCTTGATGCAACAGGGCATTATGCTCGGATTTGGCGATGGAACCTTTCGACCGAATGCGCCGATGACCGATGCTCAGTTTCAAGGCATTGTGAAAAAAGTCGCGAGTCGATCGAGCACACTCGCCACGCTAAAACGTCCGAAAGATATTGTCACTCGTGCCGATGCTGCGACGTATATTCATCGGCAATTACTGAGAACCAACGCGCTGAGTACTCCTCAAGCTCCAACTAAAGTGGCATCTGCCGCATTACCCACCGTTGCTCCTAGCAATCCAGCGCCAGTGGTCAATCCTTCTGCCCCCAGTCGCCCCCTGTCCCCTGCAACACCTCCCACCCCAGAAACGTTTACATTCTCCAGCGCGGATGTCGATGCAGCCGATAGTGACTCCTATACCTTAGGGGCTGGCGACAAAATTCGGGTCGATATTCTCAACGTGCCAGAGTACAGCAAAGAGTATCAAGTCCTTGTGAATGGCACCGTGAACCTACAGCGGGCAGGCAGTCTATTCATTACCGGAATGACAACCCGACAAGCGCAAGACGCGATCGCGGCAAAATACAGACGCTTGCTCAGAGATCCCGTGATTGATGTCAGCTTATTAAGCGCTCGTCCGTTGAATGTCGCGATCGCTGGAGAAGTGGGCAAACCCGGAACCTATACCTTGACCTTTGGCGAAGGTGGAAAATTCCCAACCGTGACCCGACTGATTCGGGAGGCAGGCGGAATGAATCTTGCTGCGGATGCGCGTCAAGTTGTGGTTCGTCGTCCTCAGCGAGCGGGTGCGGATCAAGAAATTCGTTTGAATATGTGGGAACTGTTCTCGACCGGGAACATCCGTCAAGATTTGACGCTGCGAGATGGCGATTCAGTGTTCATTCCCGCCGCAACCTCGGTCAATTTGGCAGAAGTGACGCAGCGCAAAGATGCCAACTTTAGTGTCGCGGCTCAGCCTGTGAACGTCGCGATCGTCGGAGAAGTGGCACGTCCTGGACCTTACACGATTAAAGATCCCGTTCCAACCCTGTCGGGCGCGATTCGAGAAGCGGGTGGGATCAAACAGCTTGCCAATCTAAAGGAAGTGAAAGTCCGTCGGAACACCCGCACTGGAACCCCGCAGACGATCAACGTCGATTTGTGGCAGCTTTTGAGATCCGGCGACCTGAATCAAGATCTCGTCTTACAGCAAGGCGACACGATCGAGATTCCGACCGCGCTTGCCCTCAATCCCGAAGAGGCAAGACAACTCGGAGATGCCAGCTTTGCTCCCTCATCGGTCAAGATTACGGTCGTCGGAGAAGTCAGCAAACCTGGACAAATCGATGTTCCAATGAATACGCCACTCAATCAAGCGCTCCTTACCGCTGGAGGATTTACTCGTCAAGCCAATCGTCGGCGAGTCGAACTGGTCCGTCTCAATCCGAATGGAACCGTGACGCGGCGCGATGTTTCCGTGGACTTGTCGCGTGGCGTGGATGAAAGCGGGAATCCGCTGCTGCAAAATGGCGATGTTCTCGTTGTCGATCGTAACGGATTGGCGAAAACGGGTGACACCATCCAAAACGTCTTAGGTCCAGTCTTCCAAATCTTGCCGTTCCGATTCTTATTCGGATTGTAA